A region from the Alosa alosa isolate M-15738 ecotype Scorff River chromosome 7, AALO_Geno_1.1, whole genome shotgun sequence genome encodes:
- the zgc:194981 gene encoding cystatin — MASILVLLAVIATVTTIVNGDGAVNQRYGPDVMRAAEFAIGFHNRMSNYPYAYKVISVISENSQIYPPARMKYTMTVKVGETTCKNTDKVNLTDCRLQTSSDAKAMICQFVVLAVPNASFPTNSYLLSNKCN; from the exons ATGGCATCCATCCTTGTGCTCCTGGCTGTCATTGCCACGGTGACGACCATTGTCAACGGCGATGGTGCTGTGAACCAGCGGTACGGTCCGGATGTCATGAGGGCAGCGGAGTTCGCCATCGGGTTCCACAACCGCATGAGTAACTACCCGTATGCTTACAAGGTCATCTCTGTGATCTCTGAAAACTCTCAG ATTTACCCCCCTGCGCGTATGAAGTACACCATGACAGTGAAGGTGGGCGAGACAACGTGCAAGAACACAGACAAGGTCAACCTGACCGACTGTAGGCTCCAGACCTCCTCTGatgccaag GCCATGATCTGCCAGTTTGTAGTCCTCGCCGTGCCCAACGCCTCCTTCCCCACCAACAGCTACCTGCTCTCCAACAAGTGCAACTGA